One part of the Bacteroidota bacterium genome encodes these proteins:
- a CDS encoding T9SS type A sorting domain-containing protein, translating to MKTNHFLVSLIALSSFLVPQGKVYLVLGSDTAIWDGMSTSRYNCTYNIQLFTDVNKNPYKVMEPSFRNRFTDSFGTPVKLTWWMMAGNIFRFATNNNVPVPNTMTLWLMKKYYGQSIARWGDELTLHYHTFGWTDYDNDGVFWWNQTEQFAELRDDFDVTLAQYLLEENTFPVSFRSGWHYMDNGWQNYLNTLLPYSLHNDYPAKRTDLTEPRDNNYDWSLSSPEFVPFHPSPQNYQLAGTGKGWNVRSEYMGSVSTTMMNNIFSKANQGTDQLACFWSHLPEGTFLDEIAHVDSLAHKAALLYPNVKFQYCTAVEAYQLWRKGTDTIKPELALSEEVSGIQRKFVISTNEPIFQSQPFVAIKDIYYRYTVADCIQTAPGTWKTVNSFFVDDLMKVGTAITDTMGNLSTAFIRYKPDDMFVDNLDQGYSELAGSWSNSAAAAWGINSRVATIQPGDSAKVRWNFIPSQSTWHSLHLQFPEVANRLDLLDLQIFKNGFPVENFSWQNNSPGNKWAYLTSKEFESGSLYSFIVTGRNMTSTPKIMSADVIRISANVRNRYLVCEKTFLNLGEVNEMDTLVFDVPVRNEGINDLTLFSVLSVTGKIKPTVSYPQSVPGMSPYRIGLQFIPSQRGVHTDTVIIISNDPVNGFLKIPVTLTVMPYFEIVDDNDSLNYSESGAWYKSVAQAYGTSSRYAYINTTTPPPVATFSCVIQKTGLFDVSFIVPVTTNSANNALYIIKRDGIAIDSFHVNQNSNSGYWRTLGRYQFAAGDNISVSVVDSRESTTGPVIRADAVKISTADPTGTGEGKNPLIPEKTTLYQNFPNPFNPVTTFRFNLAEPGYIRLAVYNAVGELVATPLQQFMQQGAHSYIFDASGLTSGIYLYRLETGNEKLSGKMIILR from the coding sequence ATGAAAACGAATCATTTCCTGGTCTCTTTAATCGCCCTCTCCTCTTTCCTTGTACCACAGGGAAAAGTATACCTGGTCCTCGGTTCCGATACCGCAATCTGGGACGGGATGAGCACCTCCAGGTACAACTGCACCTATAATATCCAGTTGTTTACAGATGTCAATAAAAATCCATATAAAGTTATGGAGCCTTCATTTAGAAATCGTTTTACCGACTCCTTCGGCACCCCCGTTAAACTGACATGGTGGATGATGGCAGGTAACATCTTCCGTTTTGCGACCAACAATAATGTCCCTGTACCCAACACAATGACACTCTGGTTGATGAAAAAATATTACGGACAAAGTATTGCACGGTGGGGAGACGAACTTACTCTCCATTATCACACCTTTGGCTGGACAGATTACGATAATGACGGTGTGTTTTGGTGGAATCAAACCGAGCAGTTTGCAGAATTGAGAGATGATTTTGATGTCACCCTTGCACAGTATCTCCTCGAAGAAAACACTTTTCCCGTTTCTTTCAGAAGCGGATGGCACTACATGGATAACGGATGGCAGAATTATCTGAATACCCTTCTCCCCTACAGCCTGCACAACGATTATCCAGCCAAAAGAACTGATCTGACCGAGCCTCGCGACAACAATTACGACTGGTCACTTTCCTCCCCTGAATTCGTTCCATTTCACCCCTCTCCGCAGAACTACCAACTCGCCGGAACCGGAAAGGGATGGAATGTAAGATCAGAATATATGGGATCAGTCTCCACAACAATGATGAACAATATCTTCTCAAAAGCCAACCAGGGTACCGACCAGCTCGCATGCTTCTGGTCGCACCTCCCAGAAGGGACTTTTCTTGATGAAATTGCCCATGTCGATTCCCTTGCTCACAAAGCAGCACTCCTCTATCCCAATGTCAAGTTTCAGTACTGTACAGCCGTTGAAGCCTACCAACTTTGGCGAAAAGGAACTGATACTATAAAACCTGAACTTGCACTTTCTGAGGAAGTGTCGGGGATTCAAAGGAAATTCGTAATCTCAACGAACGAACCAATCTTTCAAAGTCAGCCATTTGTCGCAATTAAAGATATCTATTACCGGTATACAGTCGCAGATTGCATCCAGACGGCACCGGGAACCTGGAAAACCGTCAACTCTTTTTTTGTTGATGATCTTATGAAAGTTGGAACCGCTATTACCGACACAATGGGAAATCTCTCGACAGCATTTATAAGATACAAACCCGATGATATGTTTGTTGATAATCTTGATCAGGGCTACTCGGAACTGGCAGGTTCCTGGTCGAACAGTGCCGCAGCAGCCTGGGGTATCAATTCAAGGGTGGCGACCATTCAGCCGGGTGATTCCGCAAAAGTAAGATGGAACTTTATCCCCTCACAATCCACCTGGCATTCGCTACACCTCCAATTTCCTGAGGTTGCCAACCGGCTCGATTTGCTCGATCTACAAATTTTCAAAAACGGCTTCCCGGTTGAAAACTTTAGCTGGCAGAATAACTCACCCGGAAATAAATGGGCATATCTGACATCAAAAGAATTTGAGTCCGGTTCGCTCTACAGTTTTATTGTAACCGGCAGAAACATGACTTCAACTCCTAAGATAATGAGCGCGGATGTGATCAGGATATCCGCCAATGTCCGGAACAGATACCTCGTCTGTGAAAAAACATTCCTCAATCTTGGTGAAGTAAACGAAATGGATACTCTGGTTTTTGATGTACCCGTCAGAAACGAAGGAATAAACGACCTGACCCTTTTTTCCGTTCTGTCTGTTACCGGTAAGATAAAACCAACGGTAAGTTATCCACAGTCAGTTCCCGGAATGTCACCATACAGAATTGGATTACAATTTATCCCTTCTCAAAGAGGTGTGCATACCGATACAGTGATAATAATAAGCAACGACCCTGTGAACGGTTTTCTTAAAATTCCTGTGACGCTTACGGTTATGCCTTATTTTGAAATAGTTGACGATAATGATTCTCTAAACTACAGCGAGTCAGGAGCATGGTATAAAAGCGTAGCACAGGCATACGGCACCTCAAGCAGGTATGCATACATCAACACAACCACGCCTCCACCTGTGGCAACTTTTTCGTGTGTGATTCAGAAAACCGGCTTGTTTGATGTTTCATTCATTGTTCCTGTAACTACAAACAGCGCCAACAATGCCCTCTATATCATCAAAAGGGATGGCATTGCAATTGATTCGTTTCATGTAAATCAGAATTCGAACAGCGGATATTGGAGGACTCTCGGAAGATACCAGTTTGCCGCTGGAGACAATATCTCTGTGTCAGTTGTGGACTCCAGAGAGAGTACAACAGGTCCCGTGATAAGGGCTGATGCCGTCAAAATTTCCACGGCAGACCCGACAGGTACAGGAGAGGGGAAAAATCCACTCATCCCTGAAAAAACCACGCTCTATCAAAATTTCCCGAATCCATTTAATCCGGTCACAACTTTTCGCTTTAACCTCGCCGAACCGGGTTATATCAGATTGGCTGTTTACAATGCTGTCGGAGAGCTGGTTGCAACTCCACTGCAACAATTCATGCAACAGGGAGCCCATTCGTATATTTTTGATGCCTCCGGTCTGACGAGCGGTATCTACCTCTATCGTTTGGAGACAGGTAACGAAAAGTTATCGGGTAAGATGATAATATTGAGATGA
- the tsaA gene encoding tRNA (N6-threonylcarbamoyladenosine(37)-N6)-methyltransferase TrmO, translating to MTDKYEFEPIGFVESKLRERYETPQQGILSSGDISIINLSPHRNIEQALKDLNGFARIWVIYLFHLNNTWKPLVTPPGNKGKKVGVFASRSPHRPNNIGLSCVSLVKVEGLRLYINNSDILDGSPVLDIKPYLPYADSFPDSESGWVKTGEKPKFTVNFSEVALITNRETVTTHGENISGYATVQLTMDPQDTMRKRIRRVDEGLFALAYKKWDIFYSVNVDLLEVFVVEIRIRS from the coding sequence ATGACTGATAAATACGAATTTGAACCAATCGGTTTTGTCGAGTCCAAACTTAGGGAGAGGTATGAAACTCCACAACAGGGGATTTTATCTTCCGGTGATATATCCATCATAAACCTCTCACCTCATAGAAATATTGAGCAGGCTCTAAAAGATCTGAATGGATTTGCGAGGATATGGGTCATCTACCTGTTTCACTTGAACAACACCTGGAAACCTCTCGTCACGCCACCGGGAAACAAAGGTAAAAAAGTCGGGGTTTTTGCTTCCAGATCACCGCACAGACCAAACAATATCGGTTTAAGTTGCGTTTCTCTTGTCAAGGTGGAAGGATTGAGACTATATATCAACAACTCTGATATTCTCGATGGCAGCCCGGTGCTTGATATTAAACCCTATCTTCCCTATGCCGATTCATTTCCTGATTCTGAAAGCGGCTGGGTGAAAACGGGAGAGAAACCGAAGTTCACAGTGAATTTTTCAGAGGTGGCATTGATTACAAACCGGGAAACAGTTACAACACACGGAGAGAACATCTCAGGATATGCTACGGTTCAGTTGACGATGGACCCTCAGGATACCATGCGAAAAAGAATCCGTCGTGTAGACGAAGGTCTTTTTGCACTTGCTTACAAAAAGTGGGATATCTTCTATTCAGTAAATGTGGATCTGCTCGAAGTTTTTGTGGTCGAAATCCGGATCAGGAGCTAA
- a CDS encoding GNAT family N-acetyltransferase yields the protein MKNFPELQQSRVVLRKPSTEDSEFIFRLRSDVEVGKYLDRRPQTKLQEAEEFLKKIINGLAGMNWLYWIITEKDSGNCLGTICLWNFSGDRKSAEAGFEILPEYQGKGFASEALSAVLRYGFYELSLDKIDGFVESANLRSLGLMKKYGFSLAKELEEKSSIDGSETKCSIYTLAKEDYYLSS from the coding sequence ATGAAAAACTTCCCTGAACTGCAGCAAAGCCGTGTGGTCTTGAGAAAACCCTCGACAGAGGACTCGGAGTTCATATTCAGACTTCGCTCCGATGTCGAAGTCGGGAAATATCTTGACAGAAGGCCTCAGACAAAACTGCAGGAAGCTGAAGAGTTTCTCAAAAAAATAATAAACGGCTTAGCCGGAATGAACTGGCTTTACTGGATTATAACCGAAAAAGATTCAGGAAATTGTCTGGGAACCATCTGTCTCTGGAATTTTTCAGGTGACAGAAAAAGTGCTGAAGCCGGTTTTGAGATACTGCCGGAATATCAAGGGAAAGGTTTCGCCTCGGAAGCACTTTCCGCGGTTTTAAGGTATGGGTTCTATGAGTTGTCGCTGGATAAAATTGACGGATTTGTCGAATCGGCAAATCTCCGTTCCCTCGGACTAATGAAAAAATATGGATTCTCACTTGCCAAAGAATTGGAAGAGAAATCTTCGATTGATGGAAGTGAAACCAAATGCTCGATTTATACCTTGGCAAAAGAGGACTATTACCTTAGCTCCTGA
- a CDS encoding PAS domain-containing sensor histidine kinase produces MNKGGSLKDIIGTLRESEEKLEMFFSQSLDGFFFMMLDEPVVWNDEIDKDATLEYVFAHQKVTKINDAMLKQYRAERDQYLHLTPADFFAHDIPYGKSVWKEFFDQGHLHIETEERKFDGSQMFVEGDYICMYDQDKRITGHFGIQRDVTERKLTEARLKKLNEELRQSDIEKNKLFSIIAHDLRSPLHGLLGLTEVLSTDAESLDKTEIVRFSRELHITAMSIYKLIENLLDWSLVQKGKLTFRPVRTGLYPILQQCIAEVDQKAIQKEIRIINNVVKTQMIFADEKMICSVFRNLITNAIKFSNRGGSVVITSETTDKTVNISVHDDGIGIPDDLRERLFITGEKVRRTGTEKEPSSGLGLLLCKEFINKHNGTLSVASEEGKGSTFTITLPVEQ; encoded by the coding sequence ATGAATAAAGGAGGGAGTTTAAAAGATATAATAGGGACGCTGAGGGAGAGTGAGGAAAAGCTCGAGATGTTTTTCTCACAGTCTCTTGATGGTTTTTTCTTTATGATGCTTGACGAACCGGTTGTCTGGAACGATGAGATTGACAAGGATGCCACCCTCGAGTATGTCTTTGCCCACCAAAAGGTTACAAAGATTAACGATGCCATGTTGAAACAGTACAGAGCTGAGCGGGATCAGTATCTGCATCTTACGCCCGCCGATTTTTTTGCACATGATATTCCATACGGGAAATCTGTATGGAAAGAGTTTTTTGACCAGGGTCACCTTCATATAGAAACTGAAGAGAGAAAATTTGACGGCAGTCAAATGTTTGTTGAGGGTGATTATATCTGCATGTACGATCAGGATAAAAGAATCACGGGGCATTTTGGAATTCAGAGAGATGTAACCGAACGGAAACTGACTGAAGCCCGGTTGAAGAAGTTAAATGAAGAATTGAGGCAGTCAGACATTGAGAAGAACAAACTCTTCTCGATAATTGCTCACGATTTGCGCAGTCCTTTGCACGGACTTCTCGGGTTGACCGAAGTTCTCTCGACAGATGCCGAATCTTTGGATAAGACTGAAATAGTCAGGTTCAGCAGGGAATTGCATATTACCGCCATGAGTATCTACAAACTCATCGAGAATCTCCTCGACTGGAGTCTGGTACAGAAAGGAAAGCTGACTTTTCGACCTGTCAGGACAGGTTTGTACCCGATTCTTCAGCAATGTATCGCAGAAGTCGACCAGAAAGCGATACAAAAGGAAATCAGGATAATAAATAATGTCGTCAAAACACAGATGATTTTTGCCGACGAAAAAATGATTTGCTCTGTATTTCGCAATCTGATCACGAATGCCATCAAATTTTCGAACAGAGGGGGTTCTGTCGTTATTACTTCCGAAACGACAGATAAAACCGTCAATATCTCGGTTCATGATGATGGAATCGGGATACCCGATGATTTGCGCGAACGGTTATTCATAACCGGTGAAAAAGTCAGGAGAACCGGCACGGAAAAAGAACCGAGCAGCGGGTTGGGATTGCTTCTGTGTAAAGAGTTTATCAATAAACACAATGGCACACTTTCTGTCGCGAGTGAGGAGGGGAAAGGTTCGACCTTCACCATAACCCTTCCGGTGGAGCAGTAA
- a CDS encoding PAS domain S-box protein has translation MKDSYSELQKRFAGLEKENERLRQRLKDLEYNPHVSSHPHRSSVEEVMRETEHNYETLFMSMNQGVLYQNASGEITLANPAAQEILGLTLDQLQGRTSMDPRWRSIHEDGSDFPGETHPIVEARRTGKPVRNVIMGVYHPIEDSYRWVEIDAVPEFHPGESTPYQVFVTFTDITTLKEQADTLKANERKFRSYIESAPIGIFIVDEESHFLEINNTLCQMFGLERESLIGKKLFRFVEKDVYLPALQVVEDVKKRGHHSGELHLRLKNGNTMHCLVNAVKLSQNQFLAFIQNIDEIKKVQFALTEAKEKAETAARVKTSILANMSHEVRTPMVSIMGYSELIYHENIDPNIKELVEKIIFGSRRLLSTMDLILDMSRLESGKVVAKSESFDLVELMKKTARFYTLIAHDKGLELDLQIPRERPVVIQDKNTLEQALHNILNNAIKFTEKGKIEIQIPKFPVSSGVVEILVKDTGIGIPDRLRDVIFENFRQASEGQGRMYEGTGLGLSVSKKLMEIAGGDLILLKSDSTGSTFRLAFPVQVERFLPKLPEDVDQGSNKVDSGVETDPAKKFRILIVEDEELNSTIIREHLKTQYSVDIADTGEAALLMLEAGQYDLILADINLGGGMTGVELAAKVKADPKLSGISVIAMTAYALEGDMEEFLAAGCDDYISKPFFRQDILNLLKKHLPGRKNE, from the coding sequence ATGAAAGATTCATACTCTGAATTGCAGAAAAGGTTTGCAGGACTTGAAAAGGAAAATGAGAGGTTAAGACAGAGGTTAAAAGATCTTGAATACAATCCGCATGTAAGTTCTCATCCTCATAGAAGCAGTGTCGAGGAAGTCATGCGTGAAACAGAGCATAACTATGAAACATTATTTATGTCGATGAATCAAGGAGTCCTTTACCAAAATGCTTCCGGAGAAATTACTCTTGCAAATCCTGCTGCTCAGGAAATATTGGGATTGACCCTGGATCAATTACAGGGAAGAACATCAATGGACCCGAGATGGCGGTCAATCCACGAGGATGGAAGTGATTTCCCCGGGGAAACCCACCCCATCGTGGAAGCCCGCAGAACGGGAAAACCGGTAAGAAATGTGATTATGGGCGTTTATCACCCGATTGAAGACTCCTACAGATGGGTGGAGATAGATGCTGTACCCGAGTTTCATCCCGGGGAGTCAACTCCATATCAGGTTTTTGTGACTTTTACAGATATTACGACGCTAAAAGAACAGGCAGACACCTTAAAGGCGAATGAAAGGAAATTCAGAAGTTATATCGAATCCGCACCCATCGGCATCTTTATTGTCGATGAAGAGAGTCACTTTCTTGAGATAAATAATACACTTTGTCAAATGTTTGGATTGGAGCGGGAATCGCTGATCGGCAAAAAGCTGTTTCGATTTGTAGAGAAAGATGTTTACTTGCCGGCACTTCAGGTTGTCGAGGATGTGAAAAAGAGAGGGCACCACTCAGGTGAGCTTCATCTTCGCTTAAAAAACGGGAATACAATGCATTGCCTTGTGAATGCAGTAAAACTATCTCAGAATCAGTTTCTTGCTTTTATTCAGAATATTGATGAAATAAAAAAAGTGCAGTTCGCCCTCACAGAAGCAAAAGAGAAAGCCGAGACTGCCGCAAGAGTAAAAACAAGTATCCTTGCAAATATGAGCCACGAAGTACGCACGCCTATGGTGAGCATCATGGGTTACTCGGAACTGATCTATCACGAAAATATCGATCCAAACATTAAGGAACTGGTGGAGAAGATAATCTTTGGAAGCCGAAGACTTCTTTCTACAATGGACTTGATCCTGGACATGTCGAGACTTGAATCGGGAAAGGTGGTTGCTAAATCTGAATCGTTCGACCTGGTTGAATTGATGAAAAAAACCGCAAGATTCTACACTCTTATTGCCCATGACAAAGGTCTTGAACTCGATTTACAGATCCCTCGTGAAAGGCCCGTTGTCATTCAGGACAAAAATACCCTGGAACAGGCTCTTCACAATATTTTGAACAATGCAATAAAATTTACAGAAAAAGGGAAAATTGAGATTCAAATCCCAAAATTCCCTGTTTCCTCCGGAGTGGTCGAAATACTGGTAAAAGACACAGGAATCGGGATACCTGACCGGTTGAGGGATGTAATATTTGAAAATTTCCGACAGGCGAGTGAAGGTCAGGGGAGAATGTATGAAGGAACGGGTCTCGGGCTTTCTGTTTCGAAGAAACTTATGGAGATAGCAGGGGGGGATTTGATCCTGCTAAAAAGTGACTCCACGGGTTCAACATTCAGACTCGCTTTCCCTGTTCAGGTTGAGAGGTTCCTTCCTAAACTTCCTGAAGATGTCGATCAGGGGTCAAACAAAGTTGATTCCGGTGTTGAAACGGACCCGGCAAAGAAATTTAGAATTTTGATTGTGGAAGATGAAGAGCTAAACTCCACAATCATCAGAGAACATTTAAAAACGCAATATTCAGTGGATATTGCTGACACAGGTGAGGCTGCTCTCCTGATGTTGGAGGCTGGTCAATATGATCTAATTCTGGCTGATATAAATCTTGGTGGTGGAATGACGGGTGTCGAACTCGCTGCAAAAGTAAAAGCCGATCCAAAATTGTCGGGAATTTCAGTGATTGCCATGACAGCTTATGCTCTTGAAGGTGACATGGAGGAATTTCTTGCAGCAGGCTGTGATGACTACATCTCCAAACCATTCTTTAGACAGGATATCCTTAACCTGTTAAAAAAACATTTACCTGGGAGAAAAAATGAATAA
- a CDS encoding endonuclease yields MMKKKNFSLSALTVICLSLTFSLSSLQAQNTEADYYQNAYKLYGTALRTALHNIVKGHTVISYDGLYTAFPSTDSRPGTNNVWDIYSDKPGGTPSYLYVHGLKKCGSYSGEGDCYNREHSWPDSWLGATNPARSDLFHMYPTDGYVNNRRSNYPFGTVGTATWTSTNGSKVGSCSFPGYTSTVFEPINEFKGDLARSQMYMSVRYYLEDSGFSTSPATNKSNLLPWYANLLYSWHIKDTVSTKEINRNNAIFTYQKNRNPFIDHPEFAAEIWQTDMKPQVVKLYPDGNSMVIDFSRYIDSSVAVNPLNFTCSNNGGNPVSIHWGVVNDVSKLLVTFQGLVSGTQYALQISGLKSINGVLMNDTTVNFTTSGTTGVEGNESSLNSFNLEQNYPNPFNPSTVIRYQIPVENHVSLKVFDSIGNEVAVLVNEDQDAGSYSVNFNGAGLSSGVYFYQIRAGGFVKMNKLILMK; encoded by the coding sequence ATGATGAAAAAAAAGAATTTCTCCCTCTCCGCTTTAACGGTAATATGCCTTTCTCTTACATTCAGCCTCTCTTCTCTTCAAGCACAGAATACAGAGGCGGATTATTACCAAAACGCTTATAAACTCTACGGAACCGCTCTTAGAACAGCACTTCATAATATTGTGAAGGGTCACACAGTGATCAGCTATGACGGACTGTATACGGCTTTTCCTTCCACTGATTCGAGACCGGGTACGAACAATGTATGGGATATTTACTCCGACAAACCCGGCGGCACACCCTCTTATCTTTATGTCCATGGCTTGAAGAAATGCGGCAGCTATTCAGGCGAAGGGGATTGTTACAATCGTGAGCATTCATGGCCCGACAGTTGGCTTGGTGCAACGAATCCCGCCAGATCTGACCTTTTCCATATGTACCCGACCGACGGATATGTGAACAACAGGCGAAGCAATTATCCGTTTGGGACGGTCGGCACGGCAACCTGGACTTCCACAAACGGAAGCAAGGTGGGGAGTTGCTCATTCCCCGGCTACACATCCACTGTATTTGAGCCGATAAACGAATTTAAGGGTGATCTTGCAAGGTCACAGATGTATATGTCCGTAAGATATTATCTGGAAGACAGCGGTTTTTCAACAAGTCCTGCCACCAATAAATCGAATCTGCTTCCATGGTATGCAAATCTGCTTTATTCATGGCACATCAAAGATACGGTCAGTACCAAAGAGATCAACCGGAACAACGCCATTTTTACTTATCAAAAGAACCGGAATCCGTTTATTGATCATCCTGAATTTGCAGCCGAAATCTGGCAGACAGATATGAAACCACAGGTGGTGAAACTTTATCCCGATGGAAACTCCATGGTAATAGATTTTTCGAGATATATCGATTCCAGTGTCGCTGTTAATCCGTTAAATTTTACATGCAGCAACAATGGCGGGAATCCTGTTTCGATTCATTGGGGTGTCGTAAATGATGTGTCGAAGCTTCTTGTAACATTTCAGGGTCTCGTGAGCGGGACTCAGTATGCCCTTCAGATATCCGGCCTTAAGAGTATCAACGGAGTATTGATGAATGATACGACTGTAAATTTTACAACGAGCGGAACCACCGGAGTGGAAGGGAATGAAAGCAGTCTCAACTCCTTCAATCTCGAACAGAACTATCCAAATCCATTCAATCCTTCGACCGTTATAAGGTATCAGATTCCTGTTGAGAATCATGTTTCACTGAAGGTGTTCGACTCCATCGGTAATGAGGTAGCGGTTCTCGTTAATGAAGATCAGGATGCCGGGAGCTATTCTGTCAATTTCAATGGTGCCGGTCTTTCGAGCGGGGTTTATTTTTACCAGATCCGTGCAGGCGGGTTTGTGAAAATGAACAAGCTGATACTAATGAAGTAG